The following proteins are encoded in a genomic region of Balneola vulgaris DSM 17893:
- the arsN2 gene encoding arsenic resistance N-acetyltransferase ArsN2 — translation MNRNSIPYDQIQALLKQASLPYQDIKQDHIHFVTKVEENTLIGCAAIEIQEEYGLLRSVVVHPDYRSKGVAQELITDLLNYTKNQKLHSIYLLTETASNYFKKVGFQQIDRSKAPKPMQKTSEFAELCPTGATCMFLVL, via the coding sequence ATGAATAGAAATTCTATTCCATATGATCAGATTCAAGCGCTTTTAAAACAAGCTTCGTTACCTTATCAGGATATTAAACAAGATCATATTCACTTTGTTACCAAAGTTGAAGAAAATACGCTAATTGGTTGTGCTGCCATTGAGATTCAGGAAGAGTATGGCTTACTACGTTCAGTAGTAGTTCATCCTGATTATAGAAGTAAAGGGGTGGCCCAAGAGCTGATAACGGATTTATTGAATTACACCAAAAACCAAAAACTGCATAGTATATATTTACTTACAGAAACGGCTAGCAATTATTTCAAAAAGGTTGGCTTTCAGCAAATAGATCGATCGAAAGCACCTAAGCCTATGCAGAAAACTTCAGAGTTTGCAGAATTGTGCCCTACAGGCGCTACCTGTATGTTCTTAGTTCTTTGA
- a CDS encoding PH domain-containing protein codes for MSEYRRQHWAAAVDKLFNLVRKNLFTFLVLFFVGTRQSDGMIFWYVFAGTLVLAFVTGVLDWVRFEYRVKDGELQIKKGILVRNNLFMDRERIQTIDVTEGIIQRLFGLVKVEIKSAGSGNGNATLAAISAGEAKELQDALKRNRSAESVELATDEFLEDQVIEELDDDLIEDQWKISKRELLMAALTSGNFGIIASILGAISGQMDQFINQENLQYLLDRLPGFNNVTLIIGLVIVIFILSWGLSFLGVILTHADFTIKKYKKELVISSGLLERKQITIPFDRVQAVRFTEGVLRQPFGFGMLFVESAGFQQQEKQRSIVLAPYISKASLGSFFERFMPDFTPEKLDVRPPERAFFKYIRKPNYLLLVALPFASFYWTYGWMLSLLVVPFSILGWLRFRDAGLTFNQHQLVIRSRDLVRKTAFIRRNRIQVVDESAHPFQEYKNLSTVSVTTASGAKGMTFGINDMDHSIAIKLRSWLIEGKGRSSISVEEHE; via the coding sequence ATGTCTGAATATAGACGGCAACATTGGGCGGCAGCTGTTGATAAGCTGTTCAATTTAGTACGAAAGAATTTATTCACCTTTCTAGTGCTATTCTTTGTGGGTACCCGCCAATCAGACGGGATGATATTCTGGTATGTATTTGCTGGAACACTAGTACTAGCCTTTGTTACTGGTGTGCTAGATTGGGTACGTTTTGAATACCGTGTAAAGGATGGTGAACTCCAGATTAAAAAGGGGATTTTAGTTCGAAATAACCTTTTCATGGATCGTGAGCGCATTCAAACCATTGATGTAACGGAAGGGATTATTCAGCGGTTATTTGGCTTGGTGAAAGTTGAAATAAAGTCAGCTGGAAGTGGAAATGGTAATGCAACACTAGCGGCTATATCAGCAGGTGAAGCGAAAGAGTTACAGGATGCCTTAAAGCGGAATAGGAGTGCAGAGTCTGTTGAATTAGCGACCGATGAATTCTTGGAAGATCAAGTAATTGAAGAGCTAGATGATGATTTGATCGAAGACCAATGGAAGATTTCGAAGCGAGAATTATTGATGGCAGCGTTAACATCGGGCAATTTTGGTATCATCGCATCGATATTAGGCGCTATATCCGGGCAAATGGACCAATTCATCAACCAAGAAAACCTTCAGTATTTATTAGATCGGTTACCAGGTTTTAATAATGTAACACTCATCATTGGGCTTGTAATCGTAATCTTTATTCTCTCTTGGGGCTTGTCATTTCTTGGGGTGATTTTGACCCACGCTGATTTCACCATCAAAAAGTACAAAAAGGAACTTGTTATCAGCTCTGGGCTACTTGAACGCAAACAGATAACGATTCCTTTTGATCGAGTACAAGCAGTTCGATTCACAGAAGGAGTACTGCGGCAACCATTTGGATTCGGAATGCTATTTGTTGAAAGTGCAGGCTTTCAACAACAAGAAAAGCAACGATCGATAGTATTAGCGCCCTATATCTCGAAAGCTAGTTTAGGTAGTTTCTTTGAGCGGTTTATGCCTGATTTTACTCCCGAAAAACTAGATGTCAGACCTCCTGAACGAGCATTCTTTAAGTATATTCGCAAACCCAATTACTTATTACTAGTGGCATTACCATTTGCTTCTTTCTACTGGACCTATGGTTGGATGCTTAGCTTATTAGTAGTTCCATTTTCGATATTAGGATGGCTTCGTTTCCGTGATGCGGGACTCACATTTAATCAACATCAATTGGTTATTCGATCGCGGGATTTGGTTCGAAAAACGGCCTTTATCAGACGAAATCGAATTCAAGTAGTGGATGAGTCCGCACATCCGTTTCAAGAGTATAAAAACTTGTCGACCGTCTCGGTTACAACAGCGTCGGGGGCCAAGGGCATGACTTTCGGAATTAATGATATGGACCATTCTATTGCAATTAAACTCAGAAGTTGGCTCATTGAAGGAAAAGGAAGGTCCTCAATATCAGTCGAAGAGCATGAATAG
- a CDS encoding PH domain-containing protein, with protein sequence MNDTPETRIDRNAIKAWRLSGLIYGLFFFTPAIGYGGISWWANDLNYIIFGALSLAAIILYLLVSFFIPSLRWKRWRYDVGEQEIDLLRGLVVKKRTLVPINRVQHVDTNQGPIFRKFGLSSVKISTAATTHEIPALNDEIAKEVRNKISYLVRQVKEDV encoded by the coding sequence ATGAATGATACTCCAGAGACAAGAATTGATCGAAATGCCATTAAAGCATGGCGCTTAAGTGGACTGATTTATGGACTATTCTTTTTCACTCCCGCAATTGGATATGGTGGAATCTCGTGGTGGGCAAATGATCTAAACTATATAATTTTTGGCGCGCTTAGTCTCGCAGCAATTATCTTGTACTTATTGGTATCCTTCTTTATTCCCTCCCTTCGTTGGAAACGTTGGCGATATGATGTGGGCGAGCAAGAGATAGATCTACTTCGAGGCTTAGTGGTTAAAAAGAGAACGCTGGTTCCAATTAACCGCGTGCAACATGTGGATACAAATCAAGGGCCCATATTTCGAAAGTTTGGGTTATCGTCGGTTAAAATATCAACGGCGGCTACCACCCACGAAATCCCAGCGCTCAATGATGAGATCGCGAAGGAGGTTCGTAATAAAATTTCGTATTTGGTAAGGCAGGTAAAAGAGGATGTCTGA
- a CDS encoding ZIP family metal transporter translates to MIPDLFYELNPITQALIGGLFTWAVTALGASLVFFTKKINYPLLDSMMGFAAGVMIAASVWSLIIPSIDMAEAQGSIPWLPAVIGFLGGGVFLRICDQYLPHLHLGLDKSQAEGIPTKWRRSTLLVLAITLHNIPEGLAVGVLFGAAATGVDPTGTATVAAAIALALGIGIQNFPEGMAVSMPLRRDGLSVKKSFWYGQVSGVVEPISAVIGTAAVIFVQPMLPYALAFAAGAMIYVVVEELIPESQHHGNTDIATLGTMVGFCVMMVLDVSLG, encoded by the coding sequence ATGATTCCAGATCTATTTTACGAATTAAATCCTATTACACAAGCTTTAATTGGTGGACTCTTTACTTGGGCTGTTACAGCATTGGGAGCCTCCCTCGTATTCTTCACTAAAAAGATAAATTACCCTTTATTAGACAGCATGATGGGCTTTGCTGCGGGGGTTATGATAGCGGCAAGTGTATGGTCGTTAATCATTCCATCTATTGATATGGCGGAAGCACAAGGCTCTATCCCTTGGTTGCCAGCCGTTATTGGTTTTCTTGGCGGTGGAGTGTTTTTAAGAATCTGCGATCAATATTTACCACATTTGCATCTTGGGTTAGACAAATCACAAGCGGAAGGGATTCCAACTAAATGGCGCCGTTCTACGCTTTTGGTGCTTGCAATCACTCTGCACAACATCCCCGAAGGACTTGCTGTTGGTGTTCTTTTTGGTGCCGCTGCAACAGGCGTTGACCCTACTGGTACTGCTACCGTAGCTGCAGCTATAGCACTTGCACTGGGTATAGGTATTCAAAATTTCCCTGAAGGCATGGCTGTTTCTATGCCATTACGCCGTGATGGTTTATCTGTGAAAAAGAGTTTTTGGTATGGCCAAGTATCTGGGGTTGTTGAGCCTATTTCAGCCGTTATTGGTACTGCCGCAGTAATATTTGTTCAACCAATGTTACCATATGCATTAGCCTTTGCAGCTGGTGCCATGATTTATGTAGTTGTGGAAGAATTAATACCCGAGAGTCAGCATCATGGAAACACCGATATAGCCACTTTAGGAACAATGGTTGGTTTTTGTGTGATGATGGTCCTAGATGTGTCTTTAGGATAA
- a CDS encoding response regulator: MLSLDNKTLLIAEDNMVFSIILERLVAQTGIETIGVCITEEHVVNEALTHRPDFIIMDILLADGNGIEAAKKIRKEYEPTIIFITGGKFSEYIQLHLEREEHVLSKPFSVEDVNIEFAKALGLIPVPQLQSYSKN; this comes from the coding sequence ATGCTTTCACTTGATAACAAAACCCTACTTATTGCAGAAGACAATATGGTCTTCTCTATTATACTTGAAAGACTTGTTGCTCAGACGGGTATAGAAACTATTGGTGTGTGTATAACAGAAGAACACGTTGTAAATGAAGCGCTTACACATCGCCCCGATTTCATCATTATGGACATTCTTTTAGCTGATGGAAATGGAATTGAAGCCGCAAAGAAAATTCGTAAAGAATACGAACCCACTATCATCTTTATAACTGGTGGTAAATTTTCTGAATATATTCAGCTCCATTTAGAGCGTGAAGAACATGTACTTTCAAAACCATTCAGTGTTGAAGATGTGAACATTGAATTTGCTAAAGCTCTAGGACTGATTCCCGTTCCGCAACTCCAAAGCTACTCAAAGAACTAA
- a CDS encoding MFS transporter yields the protein MTKPTTAKSKGLFSWALYDWANSSYFVIIQTFIFAAYFTKAIAESVEIGTSQWGYMIGTAGIVIAIGAPILGAIADQAGRRKPWIAAFTILCVIACFMLWFAEPGTDSLWMALIMVFLATVGAEFAFIFYSAMLPDLVPADKIGRWSGWGWGLGYAGGLACLLVALFAFIQTDGLWLGLDASTAEPVRATFILTAIWYALFSLPLFFNTEDTPSTNKPIGKAVKDGFAQIRASLREAKKLKNIVRFLVARLFYNDAIVTIFALGGVYAAGTFDMDEEQILMFGLGLNVTAGLGAFGFAWLDDKSGSKFTIIVSILGLIIPLIALIVVQSVMWFIIWGLLLGIFVGPIQSASRSFMGRLSPPGLENQMFGLLALSGKVTSFVGPMLVGFLTLQFGSQRLGMTSILILLLIGLVLMFSVNEEEAPTLETVPVKE from the coding sequence ATGACCAAACCAACTACGGCCAAATCTAAAGGACTATTTTCGTGGGCGTTATATGATTGGGCGAATAGCTCATATTTCGTAATCATTCAGACTTTTATCTTTGCAGCTTATTTTACCAAAGCTATTGCAGAATCAGTTGAGATAGGTACTTCGCAATGGGGCTACATGATTGGTACAGCCGGCATTGTTATCGCTATTGGGGCACCCATTTTAGGGGCCATTGCTGATCAAGCGGGTAGGCGTAAACCTTGGATTGCGGCTTTTACCATACTCTGTGTGATAGCATGTTTTATGCTATGGTTTGCGGAACCTGGAACCGATTCACTTTGGATGGCTCTTATAATGGTGTTTCTGGCTACTGTGGGTGCTGAGTTTGCCTTTATATTCTATAGCGCAATGCTTCCTGATTTAGTACCCGCAGATAAGATAGGTCGTTGGAGCGGATGGGGTTGGGGACTCGGTTATGCAGGTGGACTAGCGTGTTTGTTAGTGGCTCTTTTTGCATTCATCCAAACCGATGGTTTATGGTTGGGCTTAGATGCTTCAACGGCTGAACCAGTTCGAGCTACTTTTATACTCACGGCAATTTGGTATGCACTGTTTAGCTTACCCTTATTCTTCAATACAGAAGATACTCCTTCAACCAATAAACCTATTGGAAAGGCAGTGAAGGATGGCTTTGCTCAAATTCGGGCTTCACTACGAGAGGCTAAAAAACTAAAAAATATCGTTCGGTTTTTAGTAGCTCGTTTATTCTATAACGATGCTATTGTGACCATTTTTGCCTTAGGCGGTGTGTACGCTGCAGGTACTTTTGATATGGATGAAGAACAAATTTTGATGTTTGGACTAGGATTAAATGTAACGGCTGGGCTAGGAGCTTTTGGTTTTGCTTGGCTGGATGATAAATCAGGTAGTAAATTCACTATTATCGTATCTATTTTGGGACTTATTATCCCATTAATAGCATTGATTGTAGTTCAATCTGTAATGTGGTTTATAATTTGGGGACTACTTTTAGGTATATTTGTTGGGCCTATACAATCGGCGAGCCGTTCCTTTATGGGGCGATTATCACCTCCTGGGTTGGAAAATCAGATGTTTGGTTTGCTAGCACTTTCTGGGAAAGTGACCTCTTTTGTAGGGCCAATGTTAGTAGGATTTTTAACCCTTCAATTTGGAAGCCAGCGATTAGGAATGACATCAATTCTAATCTTGCTACTTATTGGGTTAGTCCTCATGTTTAGTGTAAATGAAGAAGAGGCACCGACATTAGAAACCGTGCCCGTTAAAGAATAG